TAGTGTGAGTCACGTCGAAGTGTTCACTCAGTATCTTCTTGATCGTTAGCCTGGCTCCTTCAAAATTCTGTGGGTATATATCTTTCACCTTTTTATGCAGGTCTTCGAAACTGCCTGGATTTCCTGGTCCCCTATCCTGCACTTCTACACATGGTATAcagtcttcttcttcttcgtttGACACTACCTTCGGTTCTTCCACTTTCTTCGATGCATGCACCATACCCATCGTGGCACATTAATCTCTCCGAGTAAACTTAGAAGACTCTATTCTTTGgatgtttcttcattttatactttatgcaaaCATGCTGATACAATATGATTCTAACTTAGGCAGATTATTATTTCATGTTCCTGCCAATTTCAAAGTCGATGCATTGACTCAATAATCGAGCAGCCCACTTGATACACTCGATTGTGATCACGAATCGATTCTCGTTCGTAGTTGTTAcatttcaccgctagatggtcTCACACTAAAAGGTTTAAACATGTATTTACGTAAAAGTTCAATAACTAGTATAGGTAAATTTTGTTTATACGAAGAATTAAGTTTACATCGTTTAATATTGTGTAGTAATAGAGAATGTGGTTTTCATTTTTTGGAAGGATTAAGCATCAAACTCATAAAAAAGATGGTGTTTCTCGCAAGTGCTCGAGCAGACATGATTTCCTTTATATAGGAGAATCGAAAGAGCTCTCTTGGAAGTGTGTGCTAGTGATGGCACAGCTGAACATTGATCGCTAACGTAGAAATTGTGGCAGATCTGCTCAGTGGGTGTTGTCACGTGGTCGCTTCAAGTAGCTTGTGTTCGGCTCCCGATTGCGCGTTCAAGTTCGTGGTTGAATTAACCTCGAATTTGCACGCCTGCACGGTTGAGTCTTCACGTCGCTCCTCGAACTACCGCGATTTCCAAATTGGGGGGCAAATCGAATAGGTCAGACGAGGTTGTAATTTGTCGCTTCCATATACAGGCACTGCAGAAAGCAGTATGCCATGTTTTTTGGAACTATTTTTTCACAAGTAAAGCCTATACAGGTATAACAAAATAAGCATGATATTTTATTACaagaatattatattttgatAGTTACAAATGTCATATATCGTTTATTACATAATTCATTCATTGATTTCAGGTAGGAATTTTATTTTGCGCTTCGCTATTAATGTCAGAGGCAACTTGAGTGAAAAGAAGATTCCAGTTCCACACTTCATCCGGTTCTTTTGTCAAGTCTTCGTTATACAATTTCTCTGCAAGGAAGGAGAGGTTAACACCGTTCAGAGATGTAAATGCAGCATTTTTCACCAAATCCGTGTCTAGTTCCTTGTAAGCAGCTACTCTGTTCACGTTGATTCTATCAGGTAAGTcataaaaacattaaaaaatccTTCTTAAACATTTTATAAATGAGAACATGAAATACTACGTACGCCGATGTACTTATATCAATCAGTGCGTTGTCTTCCTGAATTTCTTCTATATCTGGTATGACAGGAATGTCTAAATAGCAAACTATTCATTAGCTCTTGATCTAACCCTTGAGGTAAGATTACAAAAAGGTTCTTACCGTCGGTCGGTTCATCTTTTTCTGCTCCTCGGAAACGTTCCCTAAGAAATAGTCTGTTAGTGATTATGTTGATCTCACTTTCTAATTTTGCTTATCATACTCACTGTTCCATAATAATCGAGGCTCCTCGCGATCTGAAAACAGTTGATAAGGGTACATGCAAAATAGTAAAATACTTATTTCGAAATGTATGGCACAGTCGCAAATATCTTACTTTCCGCTCTTCAATTCATCGCCCCATCCCGTTTTTCTGGTTCGCGGCGGAGCTACAGGTTGTTGTGATTTTCCAGACAACGGCACAGGGCTATCCAGGAGGTCATCATCGGATTTTGAATCTTCCTGTATAGTGGTTTGCGTTGATCGTCTGCCGAGACGGGGTAGAAGCTAAAATTGAATCATGTTTAAC
The Calliopsis andreniformis isolate RMS-2024a chromosome 8, iyCalAndr_principal, whole genome shotgun sequence DNA segment above includes these coding regions:
- the Ift43 gene encoding intraflagellar transport 43; protein product: MDWAADLEITSKKLLPRLGRRSTQTTIQEDSKSDDDLLDSPVPLSGKSQQPVAPPRTRKTGWGDELKSGKSRGASIIMEQERFRGAEKDEPTDDIPVIPDIEEIQEDNALIDISTSAINVNRVAAYKELDTDLVKNAAFTSLNGVNLSFLAEKLYNEDLTKEPDEVWNWNLLFTQVASDINSEAQNKIPT